CGCCGCGGATTTGGCCGCGACATCCGCGCCTTGCTGATTGAGGCTGATCATCTGCTCCAGGGTCTTGTCGAGCACCGTGCCCTGCGGCGCCAGTTCGTTGTTCAGGCGCGCGTAAGCCTGATCATTTTGCCCGGCGTCGATCTGTTTGATGATCTGGTCGAGGATGCTCAGGTACTTGGCCGTATCGACGCTCAGACCTTCCAGCATTGCCCGCTCCTGATCATTGGCGATCAGGGCTTTGTGGTCGTCGAGGCGCTTGAGCAGTTCCTGGCGTTGCGCGGTGAGAAGGCCTTTGCTGCGTTCGCGGACGGCCGCCTGGGTGCTGGTGATCAGGCGCAGGGATTCGAGGCGGATGCTGGCGATGTTCGCCGCTGTGTCATGGATGCTTTCGATGCTGGGCATCCACGATTCCTCGATCACCGCCGCGCTCTCGCGCAGGGTTTTCATCTGGCCCAGACCGAACAGGCCGACCACCACCAGCAGACTGGCCAGAACGGCAAAACACAAACTGGCGCGCAAACCTATGCGCAGATTCCGGATAGACATCAATGTGCTCCTTGGGCGTTTTGGGGAGAGATCGTCCTCGTGAGCCGAGGATCTTGTTGTGAGGCGGGTGATGGCTGGCTGTATATCAAAGTGCCACTATCTTGGTAAGACCAGTCGCTGCAGGGAATGGACAGGCATGAACAAGTCGGGCAAAAGCGCGGGCTAGAGATGTCTTTGCTGAATTGGATCCGAAACCCAGAGAAAACGCGGGCTGGCGCGCAGTGGTGTGGAGAACCTGAGGGGACGTTTATTGACCGAACGGTCGATTAAAAAAACTTTGATAAAAACTGTGTCTTTGTACAACCCGCAAGAGGATTTGGCAGAAATTGCGCTTCTCCTGCGCCCGCTTCCGTGGCTAAGCTCAGGCCTTCGAGCACAGATTCTCCAATTCCCGCAGAGGTCTCATCTATGCCGCAGCAATGGCCAGCCACCGACATCGCCCGCCTGATCCTCGATGGCTTTGACGATTACCGCGAGCATTTCCGGCGGATCACCGACGGCGCCCGGGAGCGTTTCGAGCAGGCCCGCTGGCAGGACACGCAAACGGCGTCGGCGGCGCGGATCAACCTCTACGAAGAAAAGGTCGGTGAGACCGTCGCCCGCCTGCGCGAGTACTTCGAGCCGGACACCTTGATGGACGTCACCTGCTGGCCGCTGGTGAAAAGTGCCTACATCAGCATCATCGACCTGCGCTTCGACGATGAGCTGTCCGAGACCTGGTACAACTCGATTTTCTGCGGTCTGTTCAGCCACGACCTGATCAGCGACGGTTGCATGTTCATCCACACCACCCGGCCGAGCCTGCGCCGGGCACGGGCCGCGCAAACCCGCACCTATAAACCGCAAGGGCAGATCTCGGGCATGCTCGCGAGCATCTTTGCCGATTACCGGTTCAACGAGGCCTACGCCGATCTGCCCGGTGACTTGCAACGCCTGGAAGCGCAACTGCGCGAGAACCTGCCGGACTGGGTGTGCAAGGATCCGGAGCTGAGCGTCGAGCTGTTTTCCTCGGTGCTGTACCGCAACAAGGGCGCGTACCTGGTCGGGCGCATCTACACCAACGACGATCAGTGGCCGCTGGTGATTCCGCTGCTGCACCGCGAGGGACGCGGGATTCAGATCGACGCGTTGATCACCGACGAAGCGGAGGTGTCGATCATCTTCTCCTTCACCCGTTCGTATTTCATGGTCGATGTGCCGGTGCCGGCAGAGTTCATCGGTTTCCTCAAACGCATCCTGCCGGGCAAGCACATCGCCGAGCTGTACACCTCGATCGGCTTCTACAAGCACGGTAAATCGGAGTTCTACCGCGCGCTGATCAATCACCTGGCCAACACCGACGACCAGTTCATCATGGCGCCGGGCGTGCGCGGCATGGTCATGAGCGTGTTCACGCTGCCGGGTTTCAATACTGTGTTCAAGATCATCAAGGACCGCTTCTCACCGTCGAAAAACGTCGACCGCGCCACGGTGATCGAGAAGTACCGGTTGGTGAAAAGCGTCGACCGCGTCGGGCGCATGGCTGATACCCAGGAGTTCGCCGACTTCCGTTTTCCGTTGAGCAAGTTCGAACCGGCGT
The window above is part of the Pseudomonas fluorescens genome. Proteins encoded here:
- the aceK gene encoding bifunctional isocitrate dehydrogenase kinase/phosphatase: MPQQWPATDIARLILDGFDDYREHFRRITDGARERFEQARWQDTQTASAARINLYEEKVGETVARLREYFEPDTLMDVTCWPLVKSAYISIIDLRFDDELSETWYNSIFCGLFSHDLISDGCMFIHTTRPSLRRARAAQTRTYKPQGQISGMLASIFADYRFNEAYADLPGDLQRLEAQLRENLPDWVCKDPELSVELFSSVLYRNKGAYLVGRIYTNDDQWPLVIPLLHREGRGIQIDALITDEAEVSIIFSFTRSYFMVDVPVPAEFIGFLKRILPGKHIAELYTSIGFYKHGKSEFYRALINHLANTDDQFIMAPGVRGMVMSVFTLPGFNTVFKIIKDRFSPSKNVDRATVIEKYRLVKSVDRVGRMADTQEFADFRFPLSKFEPACLAELLEVAPSTVSLEGETVLIRHCWTERRMTPLNLYLDNANEAQVREALEDYGLAIKQLAAANIFPGDMLLKNFGVTRHGRVVFYDYDEICFLTEANFRHIPAPRTPEDEMASEPWYSIGPLDVFPEEFPPFLFADAAQRKLFDQLHGELYNADYWKGLQEAIRAGKVIDVFPYRRKGLDNE